The following proteins come from a genomic window of Synechococcus sp. UW69:
- the rpmG gene encoding 50S ribosomal protein L33 — protein MAKSKGVRIVVTLECTECRTAATSEKRSPGVSRYTTTKNRRNTPDRLELMKFCPQLNRMTLHREIK, from the coding sequence ATGGCTAAGAGCAAAGGTGTTCGAATTGTTGTCACTCTTGAATGTACAGAGTGCAGGACAGCTGCAACTTCCGAAAAACGCTCGCCAGGTGTATCCCGTTATACGACTACAAAAAACCGGAGAAATACTCCCGATAGGCTTGAGCTCATGAAATTCTGCCCGCAGCTCAACAGAATGACATTGCATCGTGAAATCAAGTAA